TAAAAAAAGTTCAAATTCAAGCTTTTCATTTGCTCGAATTTGAATTAATATTTTCATTAATTAGTATAATTCTAAGGATGAGGAGTTTTGACGATGATCCACGCAACAACAGACCACAAATGGCTGCCGCTCTATGAAGCATTGGCTAGCGACGTGAGGCTCAGGATACTTGATCTGCTTGGTGAGAAACAAATGAATGTGAAAGACTTGGCCCAAACCTTGGGCCTCAGCAGCGCAATCCTTACGATGCATGTGAAAAAGTTGGAAAATGGCGGACTCATTCATACCGAACTCGTCCGCAAACAAGGCGGCACACACAAAATGTGTACCTTAGCGGTAAGCAATATCAACATTGCACTCCCACAGTTTATTGAACAGAAGCGGGCCTTCGACGAAGTGTCTATCCCCATCGGCCACTATACTCGCTTTGACATTCAGCCAACCTGCGGGCTGGCAACCGCTGAGCACGTCATCGGCCAATACGATGATCCACGCTTTTTCTTCGAGCCTGAGCGCATGCATGCCAAAATTCTCTGGTTCGGCAGCGGCTTCGTGGAGTATCGCATTCCTAATTATGTGCTGCCTAGCCAGACGTTGGAGGAAATCGAAATCTCCTTGGAAATCGGCTCCGAAGCTCCAGGTATCTCCGAGAACTGGCCCTCTGACATTCACTTCTATGTGAATGACACCCTGCTTGGCTTCTGGACAAGTCCCGGCGACTCGGGACAAGGCCGCGGTCAACTCACCCCTGCGTGGTGGGCGGATTCCATCAACCAGTACGGCTGGCTGAAGGTGATTCGGATCACCGAGCAAGGGACATTCCTGGACGGACAGCCGCTATCGCCAGTCACGATCAAGGATATTCGCATGTCCCGCAACGAGTGGACACTGCGCCTTGAAGTGCCGGTGACTGCCGAGCATGTCGGAGGATTGACCTTGTACGGGGAAGGCTTCGGCAACTACAACCGGGATATTATGTTCCGCACGTACCGCAGGTAAGGCGAGCGGGCTGCACGCAAGGGCATCTTCCGCAGCTGCCTAAGCGTGCAAGCCCATTCCCTCCTGCCTGACGTTCTCAAGCCCTGCGCCGCTCTCCTTCCGTGCCTCAGCCTGCCGCAAGTACTTCTTCTGCCGCCACCGGATGATGACCAGAATACCGCGCAAATACTCGTCGCAGATCATCGCGACATAGATGCCCGCCAAGCCCCAGCCCAAATGCAAACCGAGATAATAGGAAAGTCCTGCGGCTAATCCCCACATGGAGATCAGCGAAATCACCATATTGAACCGCGTATCCCCGATCGCGCTCAAGGCGTTGCCAAACCCCATGTTGAGCATCTTCCCCGGCTGCAGAACCAGCGTCAGCCCCAGACAAGACATCCCAAGCTGCACAATACCCGCATCGGACG
Above is a genomic segment from Paenibacillus sp. HWE-109 containing:
- a CDS encoding ArsR/SmtB family transcription factor; protein product: MIHATTDHKWLPLYEALASDVRLRILDLLGEKQMNVKDLAQTLGLSSAILTMHVKKLENGGLIHTELVRKQGGTHKMCTLAVSNINIALPQFIEQKRAFDEVSIPIGHYTRFDIQPTCGLATAEHVIGQYDDPRFFFEPERMHAKILWFGSGFVEYRIPNYVLPSQTLEEIEISLEIGSEAPGISENWPSDIHFYVNDTLLGFWTSPGDSGQGRGQLTPAWWADSINQYGWLKVIRITEQGTFLDGQPLSPVTIKDIRMSRNEWTLRLEVPVTAEHVGGLTLYGEGFGNYNRDIMFRTYRR